The following proteins are co-located in the Piscirickettsia litoralis genome:
- a CDS encoding ribonucleoside-diphosphate reductase subunit alpha: MLKNHNNNKNTKTTLIKGASMQSHLTDSPNLPDFHVIRRNGNIVGYNPDKIKVAVTKTFLAVEGEEASGSSRIHDIVEQLTTVITATFIRRMPKGGTIHIEDIQDQVELTLMRTGEHKVARAYVLYREEHRKARQDAEALNAHLPKSTLNVTLKDGSQAPLDLARLHVLVNEACAKLEHVDANLILNDIEQNLFDGVPIHEVTNALVMSARPLVEQEPNYSYVTARLLMDQLRTEALSFTNVADNATHSQMAEFYPQYFQAYIEQGIEHHLLDEKLHSFDLTRLGQALNPERDLQFTYLSLQTLYDRYFLHVDQTRIELPQAFFMRVAMGLALNEDDPNARAIEFYNLLSSFDYMSSTPTLFNSGTLRSQLSSCYLTYVPDDLENIYGAIKDNALLSKWAGGLGNDWTPVRAMGAHIKGTNGKSQGVVPFLKVVNDTAVAVNQGGKRKGAVCAYLETWHLDIEEFVELRKNTGDERRRTHDMNSANWVPDLFLKRVSEDKDWTLFSPDEVPDLHDLYGHAFETAYEAYEEKAKRGEIRSKTISATNLWRKMLGMLFETGHPWITFKDACNLRSPQQHAGVVHSSNLCTEITLNTSVDEIAVCNLGSVNLVAHLDENGLNLEKLKQTVSTAVRMLDNVIDINYYAVPQARNSNLKHRPVGLGMMGFQDALHKLGYSYSSEQAVEFADRSMEAMSYFAIEASCTLAKERGHYESYQGSLWDQGILPIDSIALLQEARGEYLQQNTETSMNWDQLRAELKQYGMRNSNVLAIAPTATISNICGVSQSIEPTYQNLFVKSNLSGEFTVVNPYLVRELKALELWDEVMVNDLKYFDGSIQRIARIPTDLKERYQTAFEVEPRWLIDAASRRQKWIDQSQSLNLYIAEASGKKLDIMYRMAWLRGLKTTYYLRSLGATDTEKSTIHDAKLNAVQQEEAAPLPQVCAIDDPECEACQ; this comes from the coding sequence ATACTTAAAAATCACAACAACAATAAAAACACAAAAACCACTTTAATCAAGGGAGCCAGCATGCAAAGCCACCTCACAGACAGCCCCAATTTGCCTGATTTTCATGTCATTCGTCGTAATGGCAACATCGTCGGCTATAACCCGGATAAAATCAAAGTTGCTGTTACAAAAACATTTCTTGCTGTTGAAGGCGAAGAAGCCAGCGGCTCTAGCCGAATTCACGACATCGTAGAGCAACTCACAACGGTCATTACCGCAACATTTATTCGTCGCATGCCCAAAGGTGGCACTATTCATATCGAAGATATTCAAGATCAAGTCGAGCTGACTCTCATGCGGACAGGAGAGCATAAAGTTGCCCGTGCCTATGTGCTCTATCGTGAAGAACACCGAAAAGCACGCCAAGATGCTGAGGCCCTAAATGCACACCTGCCCAAAAGCACCCTCAATGTCACTTTAAAGGACGGCAGCCAAGCTCCCTTGGACCTTGCCCGCCTACATGTTCTAGTCAACGAAGCCTGTGCCAAGCTCGAACATGTTGATGCCAACTTAATTCTAAATGACATCGAGCAAAATCTATTCGACGGTGTACCCATCCATGAAGTCACCAATGCTCTAGTCATGAGCGCTCGCCCTTTAGTTGAACAAGAGCCGAATTACTCCTATGTCACAGCCCGCTTACTCATGGACCAGTTACGTACTGAGGCACTTTCCTTTACCAATGTTGCGGACAATGCCACTCATAGCCAAATGGCAGAGTTTTACCCACAATATTTCCAAGCCTATATCGAGCAAGGCATTGAGCACCATCTGCTCGATGAAAAATTACACAGCTTTGACCTTACACGCTTAGGCCAAGCGTTAAACCCTGAGCGTGACTTACAATTTACCTATTTAAGTTTACAAACGCTATACGATCGTTATTTCTTGCACGTTGATCAAACCCGTATTGAATTACCACAAGCCTTCTTTATGCGCGTTGCGATGGGACTGGCCCTCAACGAAGATGATCCAAATGCGCGTGCCATAGAATTTTATAATTTGCTTTCTTCATTCGATTACATGAGTTCGACACCCACTCTATTTAATTCAGGCACATTGCGCTCACAGTTATCCAGCTGCTATTTAACTTATGTTCCCGATGACCTTGAAAATATTTATGGGGCAATCAAAGATAATGCCCTGCTGTCAAAATGGGCCGGTGGCCTTGGCAATGACTGGACGCCAGTGCGTGCTATGGGCGCCCACATTAAAGGCACCAATGGTAAATCCCAAGGCGTTGTGCCCTTTTTGAAAGTTGTCAATGACACCGCTGTTGCCGTCAATCAAGGCGGTAAGCGTAAAGGGGCGGTCTGTGCTTATCTTGAAACATGGCACTTGGATATTGAAGAATTTGTCGAATTACGTAAAAACACCGGCGATGAGCGTCGTCGTACCCATGATATGAACAGTGCGAACTGGGTGCCTGACCTTTTCTTAAAGCGTGTCTCTGAAGATAAAGACTGGACGTTATTCTCTCCAGATGAAGTACCAGATCTGCATGATCTTTATGGCCATGCCTTTGAAACCGCCTATGAAGCCTATGAAGAAAAAGCCAAACGAGGTGAAATCCGTAGTAAAACCATTTCAGCAACTAATCTCTGGCGTAAAATGCTCGGCATGCTCTTTGAAACAGGCCATCCTTGGATTACCTTCAAAGATGCCTGTAACTTACGTTCACCACAGCAACATGCTGGTGTCGTCCATAGCTCTAACCTCTGCACAGAGATCACTTTAAATACCTCTGTCGATGAGATTGCAGTGTGCAACCTCGGCAGTGTAAACCTCGTCGCGCATCTAGACGAGAATGGCTTAAATCTCGAAAAGCTAAAACAAACAGTATCAACCGCAGTGCGCATGCTCGATAATGTCATCGACATTAACTACTATGCAGTACCGCAAGCACGCAACTCGAACCTAAAGCACCGCCCTGTCGGTCTTGGCATGATGGGCTTCCAAGATGCCTTGCACAAACTCGGTTACTCTTACAGCTCAGAGCAAGCTGTCGAGTTTGCTGATCGTTCTATGGAAGCGATGAGTTACTTTGCCATTGAAGCTTCTTGCACACTCGCTAAAGAGCGGGGTCATTATGAGTCCTATCAAGGGTCATTATGGGATCAAGGGATTTTGCCAATCGACTCGATTGCCCTATTACAAGAAGCACGTGGTGAGTATCTGCAACAAAATACTGAGACTTCCATGAATTGGGATCAATTGCGCGCTGAGTTAAAGCAATACGGCATGCGTAATTCGAATGTCCTAGCGATTGCACCCACCGCGACGATTTCAAATATCTGCGGTGTCTCTCAATCCATAGAACCGACTTACCAAAACTTATTTGTAAAATCGAATTTATCTGGTGAGTTTACCGTCGTTAACCCTTATCTTGTCCGCGAACTTAAAGCCCTTGAGCTTTGGGACGAGGTGATGGTCAACGACCTAAAATACTTCGATGGCAGCATCCAGCGCATTGCCCGTATTCCAACGGACCTTAAAGAGCGTTACCAAACTGCTTTTGAAGTCGAGCCGCGCTGGCTCATCGACGCGGCTTCTCGTCGTCAAAAATGGATCGATCAATCCCAATCATTAAACTTATACATTGCCGAGGCTTCGGGTAAAAAGCTTGATATCATGTATCGCATGGCCTGGTTGCGTGGCTTGAAAACCACCTATTACCTCCGCTCTTTAGGAGCAACGGATACTGAAAAATCAACCATTCACGATGCAAAACTGAATGCGGTACAGCAAGAAGAAGCTGCACCACTACCTCAAGTGTGTGCCATTGATGATCCAGAGTGTGAGGCTTGCCAATAG
- the murJ gene encoding murein biosynthesis integral membrane protein MurJ, with the protein MSRSLLKSISIVSIMTLLSRILGFVRDMVFAHLFGASAQMGAFLVAFKIPNFMRRLFAEGAFSQAFVPIFSEYKEKQTVEEVRLFLSRVIGTLAVVLCAVTVFGMVAAKYWVMVFAPGFVQEGKGQLALATDLLRLTFPYLLPISLTACLAGVLNSYHRFAIPAVTPVILNIILIIAAFLGVYYSPDQGIYAVAWGVMAAGFVQLLFLVPSLKRQNMLVWPRWGWSSPGVQRVLKLMGPAIFGASVAQISLLLDTVFASFLKTGSIAWLYYSDRLMQFPLGMLGVALGTVCLPHLSTYFSRGDEKNFAHVIDWSLRLVLLLAVPAAIGIAFVSGPLLATLFQYGAFGPQDVLQAQKSLIAFAIGLIAFIAIKVLVSAFYARQNIKTPVRIAVWAMLLNLVLNAALFIPLAHAGLALATSLSAIFNMVFLYYCLVKHGIYRVSKLWWQVCWKVVIASSLISLLCYFGVPDTAVWLKWHAGQRLGGLILVILGVAGLYFFRFVLLRGSQAAFSFLAK; encoded by the coding sequence ATGAGTCGTTCGTTGCTTAAGTCTATTTCTATTGTCAGTATTATGACCTTGCTTTCACGCATTTTAGGTTTTGTGCGCGATATGGTCTTTGCGCATTTATTTGGTGCGAGCGCTCAAATGGGGGCGTTTTTGGTCGCATTTAAGATTCCAAACTTTATGCGTCGTTTGTTTGCCGAAGGGGCATTCTCGCAAGCTTTTGTGCCGATATTTTCAGAATATAAAGAAAAACAAACAGTTGAAGAAGTCAGGCTGTTTTTATCTCGAGTGATCGGTACGTTAGCGGTTGTATTATGTGCTGTGACTGTATTTGGCATGGTCGCTGCGAAGTATTGGGTGATGGTGTTTGCGCCTGGCTTTGTGCAAGAGGGTAAAGGTCAGCTTGCGCTTGCGACTGATTTACTACGATTAACTTTTCCCTATTTACTTCCTATTTCTCTAACCGCTTGCTTAGCCGGGGTGCTCAATAGCTACCATCGTTTCGCGATTCCGGCGGTGACTCCCGTGATTCTCAATATTATCTTGATTATTGCGGCTTTCTTGGGTGTCTATTACAGTCCGGATCAGGGTATTTATGCGGTCGCTTGGGGCGTGATGGCCGCAGGCTTTGTTCAGTTGTTGTTCTTGGTTCCATCGTTGAAGCGTCAAAATATGCTGGTGTGGCCACGTTGGGGTTGGAGTTCTCCAGGGGTGCAGCGTGTCTTAAAGCTGATGGGACCCGCGATTTTTGGCGCGTCTGTGGCCCAGATCAGCTTATTATTGGATACGGTGTTCGCCTCGTTTTTAAAAACAGGCAGTATCGCATGGCTTTATTATTCGGATCGCCTGATGCAGTTTCCTTTAGGCATGCTGGGTGTTGCACTGGGAACGGTCTGTTTGCCTCACTTATCAACTTATTTTAGTCGCGGTGATGAGAAAAACTTTGCCCATGTCATCGATTGGTCCTTGCGCTTGGTGCTATTACTTGCGGTTCCCGCGGCCATCGGCATTGCTTTTGTCTCAGGGCCGTTGCTTGCCACCTTGTTTCAATACGGTGCTTTTGGTCCCCAAGATGTCTTGCAGGCGCAGAAGAGCTTGATTGCCTTTGCCATTGGCCTGATTGCCTTTATTGCCATTAAAGTGTTGGTTTCTGCATTTTATGCGCGGCAGAATATTAAAACGCCAGTGCGTATTGCGGTGTGGGCAATGTTACTTAATCTAGTGCTCAATGCCGCTTTATTTATCCCACTCGCTCATGCAGGCCTTGCCCTGGCGACATCACTCTCCGCTATCTTTAACATGGTGTTTTTGTATTACTGTTTAGTTAAGCACGGCATTTATCGTGTTTCCAAGCTATGGTGGCAGGTGTGCTGGAAAGTCGTTATCGCGAGCAGTTTAATTAGTCTGCTTTGTTATTTTGGTGTGCCAGACACAGCAGTTTGGCTAAAGTGGCATGCGGGGCAGCGTTTAGGTGGCTTAATTTTAGTGATTCTCGGTGTCGCTGGATTGTATTTTTTTCGTTTTGTATTGCTTAGGGGTTCGCAAGCAGCATTTTCGTTCTTAGCCAAGTGA
- a CDS encoding SIMPL domain-containing protein, translated as MRTLSSFILAGGMIGAGALIAVGLTFFHSDNRYVTVKGLAEKTVEANQATWQLRFSVSSNSLPQLYQNIAKAQKEISSFLKHQGFKAQHIHFDTVAVTDNDANQYSNRKPESRYSANASVSLLTNQVRRVSQAVQTTGELVQQGVIITNSNTRYRYTKLNQIKPTMLTLATENAQKAAQTFAKNSHSHLNGIRHASQGLFSISSADGSYGQNEIMKTVRVVATVQYFIH; from the coding sequence ATGCGAACTCTTTCTAGCTTTATTCTTGCCGGTGGTATGATCGGCGCTGGTGCCTTAATTGCCGTGGGCTTAACCTTCTTTCATAGTGATAACCGCTATGTCACCGTTAAAGGGCTCGCTGAAAAAACTGTCGAAGCCAACCAAGCGACCTGGCAGCTGCGCTTTTCTGTCAGTAGCAACTCTTTGCCCCAGCTTTATCAAAATATCGCTAAGGCCCAAAAAGAAATTAGTTCCTTTTTAAAGCATCAAGGCTTCAAGGCCCAACACATTCACTTTGACACGGTTGCAGTCACTGATAATGATGCCAATCAATACAGTAATCGAAAACCTGAATCTCGCTATAGTGCAAACGCCAGCGTCAGTTTACTCACCAACCAAGTCAGACGAGTCAGCCAAGCTGTGCAAACCACCGGTGAACTCGTCCAACAGGGTGTGATTATTACAAACTCCAACACCCGCTACCGCTATACTAAACTCAATCAAATCAAACCGACGATGCTGACACTTGCCACAGAAAATGCCCAAAAAGCCGCACAAACGTTTGCGAAAAACTCGCATAGCCACTTAAATGGCATCCGTCATGCTTCACAGGGTCTATTTTCGATCAGCTCCGCCGATGGCTCTTATGGGCAAAATGAAATCATGAAAACAGTAAGAGTTGTCGCCACAGTGCAATATTTCATTCACTAA
- a CDS encoding aminotransferase class V-fold PLP-dependent enzyme translates to MSLSQWLEAINNKTQAVLITHVNYQNSEIQEKIPDIIAAARKHHAYTIIDCAQSIGVIPIDLSHWQADIVLGSSVKWLCGGPGAGFLWCHPEILPKLKPLDIGWFSSADPANFSNQFNYHPNTQRFLGGTPSILPFAIAAASIKMITELNINDIYQHNQVLLDQLKTKLASLPCTINHHAKGGTACLDFKENNVNILNQLKSHNIFADYRPQSGIRLSPHIYNTEKQISKLIDKFSFIF, encoded by the coding sequence ATCTCGCTTTCCCAATGGCTAGAGGCCATTAATAATAAAACGCAAGCCGTTTTAATCACTCACGTTAACTACCAAAACAGCGAAATACAAGAAAAGATTCCAGACATTATTGCCGCAGCACGCAAGCACCATGCATACACAATCATTGATTGTGCGCAATCAATCGGAGTCATCCCCATTGATTTAAGCCATTGGCAAGCCGATATTGTGTTAGGCAGCTCCGTTAAATGGCTCTGCGGTGGGCCTGGAGCTGGCTTTTTATGGTGCCACCCAGAGATCTTACCCAAGCTAAAACCTCTAGATATCGGTTGGTTTTCAAGTGCTGATCCTGCAAATTTTTCCAACCAATTTAATTACCATCCAAACACCCAGCGCTTTTTAGGAGGAACCCCTTCCATTTTGCCCTTTGCAATCGCAGCAGCATCAATAAAGATGATAACAGAACTAAACATCAACGATATTTACCAGCACAACCAAGTTTTATTGGACCAATTAAAAACCAAGCTAGCCTCATTGCCCTGCACAATCAATCATCATGCCAAAGGAGGAACCGCCTGCTTAGATTTCAAGGAAAATAACGTCAATATTTTAAACCAGCTAAAAAGCCATAATATTTTTGCTGACTATCGACCACAAAGCGGCATACGTCTTTCTCCACATATTTACAACACAGAAAAACAAATATCAAAACTCATTGATAAATTTAGCTTTATTTTTTAA
- a CDS encoding carboxymuconolactone decarboxylase family protein gives MARISFSAVGNSPLQRLLGHNPRIKEKWLRLQKEIVKEGHLSESLKEEVRRVLAHDHGYELGMARGLPSEEHNDPKVKMAVELARQVAYDHRTINDDNFLELSEHFSEPEIAELFAFICFISATQTFGAMMNLGAHSVQPEGSDEKDVAVEIHSHGAVQQRRNNTTAALVTEEVL, from the coding sequence ATGGCCCGTATTTCTTTTTCAGCAGTAGGAAATAGCCCTTTGCAGCGCTTGTTGGGGCATAATCCGCGAATCAAAGAGAAGTGGCTAAGATTACAAAAGGAAATTGTTAAAGAAGGCCACTTAAGCGAATCTCTAAAAGAGGAAGTGCGTCGTGTGCTCGCACATGATCATGGTTATGAGTTGGGTATGGCGCGTGGCTTACCCAGTGAAGAGCATAACGATCCTAAAGTGAAGATGGCTGTGGAGCTTGCGCGTCAGGTAGCTTATGATCACCGGACGATTAATGATGACAATTTTCTTGAGTTAAGCGAGCATTTTTCCGAGCCGGAGATTGCAGAATTATTTGCTTTCATTTGCTTTATTTCTGCAACACAGACATTTGGCGCGATGATGAATCTTGGCGCTCACTCGGTGCAACCGGAAGGGAGTGATGAGAAGGACGTTGCCGTTGAAATTCATAGCCACGGCGCGGTGCAGCAGCGTCGAAATAATACGACAGCAGCATTAGTGACTGAGGAAGTTCTCTGA
- a CDS encoding 4a-hydroxytetrahydrobiopterin dehydratase, whose protein sequence is MKLNQEQIQTALTELPSWRQDGDKITQTIRFPNYLDGIRFISKLAIQAEAVQHHPDLTINWCNIKIDLNTHDVNGISQKDIDMAKYIESLLPEFL, encoded by the coding sequence ATGAAACTCAATCAAGAACAAATTCAAACGGCACTCACCGAATTACCAAGCTGGCGACAAGATGGCGATAAAATTACTCAAACCATCCGCTTCCCTAATTATCTAGATGGCATCCGTTTTATTTCCAAACTTGCAATACAAGCCGAAGCAGTTCAGCACCACCCAGACCTAACAATTAACTGGTGCAACATTAAAATCGACTTAAATACGCATGACGTTAATGGCATCAGCCAAAAAGACATCGATATGGCTAAATACATCGAATCGCTCTTGCCTGAATTTTTATAA
- the rpsT gene encoding 30S ribosomal protein S20: protein MANSAQAKKRARQAESRRQNNAGLRSMVRTYIKKVVSAIEAGDKEVAQNAFAAAVPVIDRMSDKGIIHKNKAARHKSRLSAHIKAM, encoded by the coding sequence ATGGCAAACTCTGCACAAGCAAAAAAGCGTGCGCGTCAGGCTGAGAGCCGTCGCCAAAACAATGCGGGCCTACGCTCTATGGTACGCACTTACATCAAAAAAGTAGTCAGCGCGATTGAAGCTGGTGACAAAGAAGTTGCTCAAAATGCATTTGCAGCGGCTGTTCCTGTGATTGACCGCATGTCTGACAAGGGCATCATTCACAAAAATAAAGCTGCTCGTCACAAAAGCCGCCTTAGCGCACACATCAAAGCGATGTAA
- a CDS encoding ribonucleotide-diphosphate reductase subunit beta, with protein MSLINWDDFSDDHVTEKKPAAATSKAVKNTETVPATSTAPVIATVEPADQQQDQNLGSKAEHEEHEEHEANTGLEALEMGAARVTVDAKQMINCRADLNQLVPFKYKWAWQKYLDACANHWMPNEINMAADVALWKDPNGLTDDERTIFKRSLGFFSTADSLVANNLVLAVYRHITNPECRQYLLRQAFEEALHTHAYQYIVESLGLDEGEIFNMYRETPVVANKSAWVLRHTKNLADPDFKTGTTEADQQLLSNLIAFYAVTEGIFFYVGFVQMLSFGRRNKLTGAAEQIQYILRDESMHLNFGIDMINQIKLENPHLWTTEFQEKMQALILEGVELEIQYARDTMPRGVLGLNANMFEDYLKYIANRRLAQLGLTEQFDGITNPFPWMSEIIDLKKEKNFFETRVTEYKTGGALNWD; from the coding sequence ATGTCTTTAATCAATTGGGACGACTTTAGTGACGATCATGTCACAGAAAAAAAGCCTGCTGCCGCGACATCTAAAGCTGTTAAAAACACAGAAACAGTACCTGCAACTTCTACTGCTCCTGTAATAGCAACAGTAGAACCAGCTGATCAACAACAAGATCAGAATTTAGGGTCGAAAGCCGAGCATGAAGAGCACGAAGAGCACGAAGCAAACACCGGCCTTGAAGCACTCGAAATGGGCGCTGCGCGTGTTACCGTCGACGCAAAACAAATGATTAACTGCCGTGCAGACTTGAACCAGCTTGTCCCTTTTAAGTACAAGTGGGCCTGGCAAAAATACCTCGATGCCTGTGCAAACCACTGGATGCCGAATGAAATCAATATGGCGGCGGATGTCGCTCTCTGGAAAGACCCTAATGGCCTGACAGATGATGAACGTACCATTTTTAAACGTAGTTTAGGTTTCTTTTCAACGGCTGACTCCTTAGTTGCGAATAATCTTGTTTTAGCGGTTTATCGCCACATTACCAACCCTGAGTGCCGCCAATACTTATTGCGCCAAGCTTTTGAAGAAGCGTTGCACACTCACGCCTATCAATACATCGTTGAAAGCTTAGGTCTCGATGAAGGTGAAATTTTCAACATGTACCGTGAAACACCCGTGGTTGCGAATAAATCTGCCTGGGTATTACGTCACACCAAAAATCTGGCCGATCCTGATTTTAAAACAGGCACAACAGAGGCTGATCAACAATTATTGAGTAACCTCATTGCTTTTTATGCGGTAACTGAAGGCATCTTCTTCTACGTTGGTTTTGTGCAGATGCTGTCGTTTGGTCGTCGCAATAAGCTCACTGGGGCCGCCGAGCAAATTCAGTATATTCTGCGCGATGAATCCATGCATTTGAATTTTGGTATCGACATGATTAACCAAATCAAGCTGGAAAACCCTCATCTTTGGACAACAGAGTTCCAGGAGAAAATGCAGGCACTTATCCTCGAAGGCGTCGAGCTGGAAATTCAATATGCGCGTGACACCATGCCACGTGGAGTGTTAGGCTTAAATGCTAATATGTTCGAAGATTACTTAAAATATATTGCCAATCGCCGTCTTGCCCAGTTAGGCTTAACAGAGCAGTTTGATGGTATCACCAATCCATTTCCTTGGATGAGTGAGATCATCGACCTGAAAAAAGAGAAAAATTTCTTTGAAACGCGTGTGACTGAATATAAAACCGGCGGCGCACTCAACTGGGATTAA
- a CDS encoding tryptophan 2,3-dioxygenase family protein, whose amino-acid sequence MDRHSFYTLMQGSSTSDYEQYLNTDHLLKCQKPYDELCNNDELQFQITHQVQELWMKLIAYTLLEIDEQLEKKQSLKALTLFNRVHRIQQSMIDHLGLLETMSPKDYQLIRLNLGNGSGQESPGFHVIIKMAKPLWLSFQKHYLTQENTSINDIYNDKYQHDEPYMLAEQLAEFDELFQHFRYRHLQLIQRTIGFGAKSLKGRSVSLLEKGLSMRFFPELWEIRNQMTDDWGGQYGTTRHALCKEHEEPKSL is encoded by the coding sequence ATGGATCGCCACAGTTTTTATACTCTTATGCAAGGCAGCAGCACCTCAGATTACGAACAATACCTCAACACCGATCATCTGCTTAAATGTCAAAAGCCTTATGACGAGCTTTGTAATAACGATGAGTTGCAATTTCAGATTACCCATCAAGTCCAAGAATTATGGATGAAGCTTATTGCCTATACGTTGCTTGAGATCGATGAACAATTAGAAAAAAAGCAAAGCCTTAAAGCACTCACCCTCTTTAATAGAGTCCATCGCATCCAGCAGAGCATGATCGACCATCTGGGCCTTTTAGAGACCATGTCACCCAAAGACTACCAGCTGATTCGATTAAATCTCGGCAACGGTAGTGGTCAGGAGTCTCCAGGCTTTCATGTCATCATAAAAATGGCGAAACCGCTTTGGCTATCTTTTCAAAAACATTATCTCACCCAAGAGAATACTTCAATCAATGATATTTATAATGATAAATATCAACACGATGAACCCTATATGCTCGCCGAACAACTTGCCGAATTTGACGAACTTTTCCAGCATTTTCGCTACCGTCATCTCCAGCTGATTCAACGCACCATCGGTTTTGGAGCGAAATCACTCAAAGGCCGGTCAGTAAGCTTATTAGAAAAAGGCCTAAGTATGCGCTTTTTCCCCGAGTTATGGGAGATTCGCAATCAAATGACGGATGATTGGGGAGGTCAATATGGCACAACACGACACGCTCTTTGCAAAGAGCACGAAGAGCCAAAATCACTTTAA
- a CDS encoding aspartate aminotransferase family protein, protein MSHLMPTYNRQPVAFTKGEGVWLWDNQGKKYLDGLAGIAVCSLGHCHPKVTQVLQEQAAQLMHVSNGFEIPEQEQLAGQLSELSGLDQVFFSNSGAEANEAALKIARLFGQKKGIDSPVIITMQKSFHGRTMACITASGNINIQKGFQPLMPGFIYAPFGDSDALEKIVKANANVVAIMAEPVQGEGGVHVPPADFLDNIRRICDDNDLLMILDEIQSGVGRTGKMFGFQHSNSVPDVMTLAKALGNGFPVGACLARGKAADLLTVGTHGTTYGGNPLACRVASTVLETMVSDKVIENGAEVGQYLQDQLRSKFAGNDKVVDVRGQGLWIGIEIHKPCAPLRVAAMEEGLVFNVTAGNTIRLAPPLTLRKEEADLMVSILEKIINNFN, encoded by the coding sequence ATGTCACATTTAATGCCGACCTATAATCGTCAGCCTGTCGCTTTTACTAAAGGTGAAGGTGTATGGCTGTGGGATAATCAGGGTAAAAAATACTTAGATGGCTTGGCGGGAATTGCAGTATGCAGCCTTGGGCATTGCCATCCTAAAGTCACCCAAGTATTACAAGAGCAAGCTGCGCAGCTTATGCATGTCTCTAATGGTTTTGAAATTCCAGAGCAAGAGCAGCTCGCCGGTCAATTGTCTGAGCTTTCAGGCTTGGATCAGGTCTTTTTTTCTAATTCTGGTGCAGAAGCGAATGAAGCTGCACTGAAAATCGCCCGACTGTTTGGCCAGAAAAAAGGCATTGATTCGCCTGTTATTATTACGATGCAAAAAAGCTTTCATGGTCGGACGATGGCGTGCATCACGGCATCAGGGAACATCAATATTCAAAAAGGTTTTCAGCCGCTTATGCCTGGCTTTATTTATGCACCGTTTGGGGATAGCGATGCGCTGGAAAAAATCGTCAAAGCCAATGCCAATGTGGTTGCAATTATGGCAGAGCCTGTGCAAGGGGAAGGAGGCGTTCATGTGCCACCGGCAGATTTTTTAGATAATATCCGTCGCATTTGTGATGATAATGACTTGCTGATGATTTTAGATGAGATTCAAAGTGGTGTGGGCCGTACGGGTAAAATGTTTGGCTTTCAGCATTCGAATAGTGTGCCGGATGTAATGACGTTGGCAAAAGCCTTGGGAAATGGTTTTCCAGTCGGTGCCTGTTTGGCTCGAGGTAAGGCCGCTGATTTGCTCACGGTGGGTACACATGGGACAACTTATGGGGGTAATCCTCTCGCGTGTCGTGTGGCGTCTACGGTGCTTGAAACGATGGTCAGCGATAAAGTGATCGAAAATGGTGCTGAAGTGGGTCAATATCTACAAGACCAGTTACGCAGCAAATTTGCTGGCAATGACAAAGTTGTTGATGTGCGTGGTCAGGGTCTATGGATTGGTATTGAAATTCATAAGCCCTGTGCTCCATTACGTGTTGCGGCGATGGAAGAAGGTTTGGTCTTTAATGTGACGGCAGGAAATACGATTCGTTTAGCACCACCGTTAACGTTGAGGAAAGAAGAAGCTGATTTGATGGTTTCTATTCTTGAAAAAATTATCAATAATTTTAATTAA
- a CDS encoding integration host factor subunit beta, giving the protein MTRSELIEQIAKRQNQFDDLKIEQIVRLILDQMAQSLIKNQRIEIRGFGSFSLHKRDPRKARNPKTGESVITESKHAIHFKPGKSMRERVDQSKNIYPIQEDKDGDHD; this is encoded by the coding sequence ATGACACGATCTGAGCTTATTGAACAAATTGCAAAGCGACAAAATCAATTTGACGACTTAAAAATAGAGCAAATTGTCAGACTGATCTTAGATCAAATGGCTCAGTCATTGATTAAAAATCAACGTATTGAAATACGAGGTTTTGGTAGTTTTTCTTTACACAAACGAGACCCTCGCAAAGCGCGCAACCCGAAAACAGGTGAATCTGTCATCACCGAATCAAAACATGCAATTCACTTTAAACCAGGAAAATCCATGCGTGAGCGAGTCGACCAATCAAAAAATATCTATCCAATTCAAGAAGATAAAGACGGTGATCATGATTAA